The following are encoded in a window of Bacteroidia bacterium genomic DNA:
- a CDS encoding NAD-dependent epimerase/dehydratase family protein yields MSTEKILLIGACGQLGTELTEELRKIYGDSNVIASDIRQSDSPVFESGPFELLNVLDKNALANVFAKHKPTQVYHLAALLSATAEQKPKLGWELNMDGLFNVFDAALEYKTAKIYWPSSIAVFGPNTPRDNTPQYCVMDPTTVYGISKLAGERYCEYYFRRYGLDVRSLRYPGLIGYKSAPGGGTTDYAVSIYHDALQTKHHECFLSEKTTLPMLYMPDALKATLGLMDAPADKIHIRSSYNLAGMSFSPEEITAAIQKFIPDFTTSYKPDQRQAIADSWPRIIDDSRARTDWGWNPDFDLNSMSEDMLRNLATQYGVKTI; encoded by the coding sequence ATGAGCACAGAAAAAATATTATTAATAGGAGCGTGCGGACAATTAGGAACAGAATTGACCGAAGAGCTTAGAAAAATTTATGGAGACAGCAATGTCATAGCCTCCGATATACGACAATCCGACAGCCCGGTGTTTGAATCGGGACCTTTTGAATTATTAAATGTATTAGATAAAAATGCGCTTGCGAATGTTTTCGCAAAACATAAACCAACACAGGTTTATCATCTCGCAGCTTTATTAAGTGCAACTGCTGAACAGAAACCCAAACTTGGTTGGGAGCTGAATATGGATGGATTATTTAATGTTTTTGACGCTGCTTTAGAGTACAAAACAGCTAAAATATACTGGCCCTCTTCGATTGCTGTCTTTGGTCCAAACACCCCGCGAGACAATACACCTCAATACTGCGTGATGGATCCTACCACTGTTTATGGAATCAGCAAACTCGCGGGCGAGCGTTACTGCGAATATTATTTTAGAAGATATGGATTGGATGTAAGAAGCTTGCGATATCCTGGACTAATAGGCTATAAATCTGCTCCGGGTGGAGGCACTACTGACTATGCTGTTAGTATTTATCACGATGCATTGCAAACCAAGCATCATGAGTGTTTTTTAAGTGAAAAAACAACCCTTCCTATGCTCTATATGCCCGATGCTCTAAAAGCAACGCTCGGCTTAATGGATGCCCCCGCTGACAAGATTCATATCCGTTCCAGCTATAATCTTGCCGGCATGAGCTTCTCACCAGAAGAAATTACTGCTGCGATACAAAAATTTATCCCTGATTTCACAACTTCATACAAACCTGACCAACGCCAAGCCATTGCTGATTCTTGGCCCAGAATTATTGATGACTCAAGAGCAAGAACAGATTGGGGATGGAATCCGGATTTTGATTTGAACAGCATGTCAGAAGATATGCTACGAAACCTTGCAACACAATATGGTGTTAAAACTATTTAG
- a CDS encoding CoA-binding protein, translating to MKNKKTLVLGASEKVERYANKAVRLLQEYRHDVVAVGNKEGEINGIKISKEFPSNQDIHTVTLYLSEQNQVPYYDKIIQLKPQQVIFNPGTENPDFEKKLNESGIETEEACTLVLLRTNAF from the coding sequence ATGAAGAATAAAAAGACTTTGGTATTAGGCGCAAGCGAAAAGGTTGAGCGATATGCAAATAAGGCAGTTAGATTATTGCAGGAATATAGACATGATGTTGTTGCAGTGGGTAACAAAGAAGGGGAAATAAATGGGATAAAAATTTCAAAAGAGTTTCCCTCAAATCAGGATATTCATACAGTAACACTTTATCTTTCCGAACAAAATCAAGTCCCTTATTATGACAAGATAATACAACTGAAACCCCAACAGGTAATATTTAATCCCGGAACAGAAAATCCTGACTTTGAAAAGAAGTTAAATGAAAGCGGAATTGAAACAGAAGAAGCTTGTACGCTAGTTCTGTTGCGAACCAACGCTTTTTAA
- a CDS encoding DUF2795 domain-containing protein, which translates to MYWTLELVSYLDDAPWPATKDELIDYAIRSGAPMEVVENLQELEDDGEPYESIEEIWSDYPTQDDYFFNEDEL; encoded by the coding sequence ATGTATTGGACATTAGAATTAGTTTCATATTTAGATGATGCGCCTTGGCCTGCTACAAAAGATGAATTGATTGATTATGCTATCCGTTCAGGGGCACCTATGGAAGTGGTAGAAAATCTTCAAGAGCTTGAAGATGATGGCGAGCCTTATGAGAGTATTGAAGAAATTTGGAGTGATTACCCCACCCAAGATGACTACTTCTTTAATGAAGATGAACTATAA
- a CDS encoding YfhO family protein, which produces MKAFFEKYKIHFIAIGVFLAISYIYFLPSFNGKTNNMEDVRQSKLTTTEAVQYYEKEGEALGWTNQIFSGMPADLIYLGPAPNFYQTMSYISFAENTAFPFQNLLLCFIGFYIFLLCLRVDPLLALFGALAYGFMTFTFSSIEAAHVNKVYVMALMPAVVGGLYLIAKEKFIAGFVVFTYNFALQTYYFHYQITYYTLIILFCFGIYYFVKHILNKNFKAALLLALLPVIGGGLGVVSNLQRLVTTQEYSKNTMRGGSALSEHNAGEKHDGLERDYAFSWSYGIGETFTVLVPRLYGGSSQETVTEKSPIYKTFNSPQVLEQKWPLYHGAMPSTSGPVYFGAIIIFLFVLSFRLVKSDIKWVLIVITLLSFMMSWGKNLPMLNNFLFDYLPFYNKFRTPMMALSIAQVSVISLAILALKELFNQKINKEFLKKTVLPVFYVVGGLLVFLMLFGSSMVGTTGVNDDKYFGDNYGLIKSIQETRSHYVLTDSLRSLFFIIAALAVIWFYATEKLKKQTSILLIGSLMVIDLVGVDMRYLTWADFKYPTSGFEKPQPDQVDLDIMKDADPYYRVMDMSRDPFNTNDAAAFHKLVGGYHAAKLSRYQDLISEYIVPEVTRERALDMLNCKYIMGANRENNQRMYQKRETALGNAWFVNDIVTTMSDREEMDSLKNIDPAKQVVININNQTLQVSEDIAIEDPEESISLYSYHPDTLRYSYNSEFQRFVVFSEVYYNHWKLFVNGKETPIYKVNYTLRGAVLPPGKGNLEMVYTYKPAKVFFAETRYSSIFVLLMTFGWVIWGIIKGYKASNEKA; this is translated from the coding sequence ATGAAAGCATTTTTTGAGAAATATAAGATACACTTTATCGCAATCGGTGTTTTTCTGGCAATCTCTTATATCTATTTTCTGCCCTCTTTTAATGGCAAAACAAATAACATGGAAGACGTTAGGCAATCTAAGTTAACCACCACAGAGGCTGTACAGTATTATGAAAAAGAAGGTGAGGCACTCGGTTGGACAAATCAAATCTTTAGCGGCATGCCGGCTGACTTAATTTATCTGGGTCCGGCACCCAATTTTTATCAAACAATGTCTTATATCTCTTTTGCAGAAAATACAGCTTTTCCATTTCAAAATCTCTTGTTGTGTTTTATAGGGTTTTATATCTTTCTTTTATGCTTGAGGGTAGATCCGCTGCTGGCTCTGTTCGGTGCTTTAGCTTATGGGTTTATGACATTTACTTTTTCAAGTATAGAAGCGGCACACGTTAATAAAGTGTACGTCATGGCATTGATGCCCGCGGTGGTGGGTGGATTATATCTGATTGCAAAAGAAAAATTTATTGCCGGCTTTGTTGTTTTTACTTACAATTTTGCATTACAGACTTATTATTTCCACTATCAAATCACTTATTACACTTTGATTATCCTGTTTTGTTTTGGGATTTATTACTTTGTAAAACACATACTGAACAAAAACTTTAAAGCTGCTCTATTGTTGGCTTTGTTGCCTGTCATAGGAGGTGGATTAGGGGTTGTGTCCAACTTGCAAAGACTTGTTACCACACAAGAATATTCAAAGAATACCATGCGTGGAGGTTCTGCCCTAAGTGAACACAATGCCGGTGAGAAGCATGATGGCTTGGAAAGAGATTACGCTTTTAGCTGGAGTTATGGAATTGGCGAAACTTTTACTGTATTAGTTCCTCGTTTATATGGTGGCAGCAGCCAAGAAACGGTTACAGAAAAATCTCCTATTTATAAAACTTTTAATAGCCCGCAAGTTCTTGAACAGAAATGGCCTCTCTATCACGGAGCCATGCCCAGCACCTCAGGTCCGGTTTACTTTGGAGCTATTATTATTTTCTTGTTTGTATTGTCATTCAGATTAGTCAAATCAGATATTAAGTGGGTGCTAATTGTCATAACACTGTTGTCTTTCATGATGTCTTGGGGAAAGAATTTACCCATGTTAAACAACTTTTTGTTTGACTATTTGCCTTTTTATAACAAGTTCAGAACACCTATGATGGCATTGTCAATTGCACAAGTTTCCGTTATTTCATTGGCAATATTGGCTCTCAAAGAATTGTTCAATCAAAAAATAAATAAAGAGTTTTTGAAAAAGACGGTTTTACCTGTTTTTTATGTTGTAGGCGGGCTGCTTGTTTTTCTAATGTTATTTGGTTCTTCCATGGTGGGCACTACAGGTGTAAATGATGACAAGTATTTCGGAGACAACTACGGTTTAATTAAATCTATTCAAGAAACACGGTCTCATTACGTTTTAACAGACAGCTTACGTAGTCTTTTTTTCATAATTGCAGCATTGGCGGTCATTTGGTTCTACGCAACTGAAAAACTAAAAAAACAAACTTCAATATTACTCATAGGTTCACTGATGGTGATAGACCTTGTGGGTGTAGATATGCGTTATCTCACATGGGCAGATTTTAAATACCCTACATCCGGTTTTGAAAAACCACAACCCGACCAAGTAGATTTGGATATTATGAAAGATGCAGACCCTTACTACCGTGTAATGGATATGTCAAGAGACCCCTTTAACACCAATGATGCTGCCGCTTTCCACAAATTAGTCGGAGGATATCATGCAGCCAAATTGAGCAGATACCAAGATCTCATTTCTGAATATATCGTACCTGAAGTTACAAGAGAAAGAGCATTAGACATGCTGAACTGCAAATACATTATGGGTGCAAACAGGGAAAACAACCAACGTATGTATCAAAAACGCGAAACTGCATTGGGCAATGCCTGGTTTGTGAATGATATTGTTACAACCATGTCTGACAGAGAAGAGATGGATAGTCTGAAAAATATTGACCCTGCAAAACAAGTGGTTATCAATATCAACAACCAAACATTACAGGTTTCGGAAGATATTGCCATTGAAGACCCCGAAGAGTCAATCAGCTTGTATTCTTATCATCCTGACACCTTGCGATATAGCTACAATAGTGAGTTTCAACGTTTTGTTGTTTTCTCTGAGGTTTATTACAACCATTGGAAACTGTTTGTGAACGGCAAGGAGACTCCAATTTACAAAGTAAATTACACATTAAGAGGTGCGGTACTTCCGCCCGGCAAAGGAAATTTGGAAATGGTTTACACCTATAAACCGGCAAAAGTGTTTTTTGCTGAAACCCGTTACTCCTCAATCTTTGTATTGCTAATGACATTCGGATGGGTAATTTGGGGAATCATAAAAGGATATAAAGCATCAAACGAAAAAGCATAA
- a CDS encoding T9SS type A sorting domain-containing protein, which yields MRISAFTKLQGLALLLIFLTFRSLLFAQDTISTLQPFKKLDAGATNLLTEKVGTAGIYPFDPQHVSVRRVNPSISKTGPDWEHIAKKDSISQAIAQRNNRRQNTLVDSLKVAFGYESNPFSGSTPMDNHIAISNNGIIVSVINTNILISDTLGNNLLYRVMNRTYFGDNSLTGIIYDPRVFYDPDNDRFILVVLHGSTSTTSKVLVCFSKSNRPDLDGWHFYKLSGNPFGNDLWFDYPNIGINKNELFITGNLFTNDRNYSNIVIFQIDKQGGYAGTNNIGTKVWGGATRSSGKLENSKGDLPFTMVPAYSGFAQDEAEDMWFVNTNSYSGTDIFVYRITAPLDKNPSLEVSAVNVPFFIQENLSSQYSGGSGASPIRLISGDSRMKNAYIQEGIIHCVWNARPAGESFSCIYYARIDTKTKLVQTGHYKENGTDFSFAAIAPFSNDKTNPTALIIFTSSSAVKYPDIGVLTCNKEMQFSAPVEVKTGESFVNIYSQNNQTRWGDYSGISKKHNAERPEIWIMGSYGAYTPNSAVPRHWKNWNAKIVSQDAKEPTFGETKLFPNPTVEPAQSVTFNFVATDAGEYSVKIFDMNGKMIKELFKDVLFPGEYRFTFSTTDYAIGNYIVRYFVNDKAIGFEKLVVITK from the coding sequence ATGAGAATTTCTGCTTTTACAAAATTACAAGGTTTAGCACTTCTACTGATATTTCTGACTTTTCGCTCTTTACTATTTGCACAAGATACCATTAGCACCTTACAACCATTCAAAAAGTTGGATGCAGGCGCTACGAATCTATTGACAGAGAAAGTAGGAACCGCAGGTATTTATCCGTTTGACCCTCAACATGTATCTGTTAGAAGAGTAAATCCAAGCATTTCTAAAACCGGTCCTGACTGGGAACATATTGCAAAAAAAGACAGTATATCACAAGCCATTGCGCAGAGAAACAACAGAAGGCAAAACACGCTTGTGGATAGTTTAAAAGTCGCGTTTGGCTACGAATCCAATCCTTTTTCGGGTTCCACACCCATGGATAATCATATAGCCATTTCGAACAATGGAATCATAGTCAGTGTTATTAATACCAACATATTAATCTCAGACACTCTGGGAAATAATTTATTGTACAGGGTGATGAACAGGACATATTTTGGCGACAACAGTTTAACGGGTATTATTTATGATCCGCGTGTGTTTTACGACCCTGATAATGACCGTTTCATATTGGTGGTTTTGCATGGCTCTACATCCACAACCTCTAAAGTACTGGTATGTTTCTCCAAATCAAATCGTCCTGATTTGGACGGTTGGCATTTTTATAAGTTAAGTGGGAATCCGTTTGGCAATGATTTGTGGTTTGACTACCCTAATATAGGTATCAACAAAAATGAATTATTCATCACGGGCAATTTATTCACAAATGATCGCAACTACAGCAATATAGTCATATTCCAAATTGACAAACAAGGAGGTTATGCCGGTACAAACAATATTGGAACTAAAGTTTGGGGAGGAGCAACTCGTTCGAGTGGTAAATTAGAAAACAGCAAAGGCGACTTGCCCTTTACTATGGTGCCTGCTTACAGTGGCTTTGCTCAAGATGAAGCAGAAGATATGTGGTTTGTGAATACCAACTCATATAGTGGAACTGATATCTTCGTCTATCGAATTACCGCCCCTTTAGATAAGAATCCTTCGTTAGAAGTAAGCGCAGTCAATGTTCCATTTTTTATTCAAGAAAATCTAAGTTCTCAGTATTCAGGTGGTTCAGGAGCTTCACCTATTAGACTCATTTCGGGAGATTCAAGAATGAAAAATGCTTATATTCAGGAAGGTATCATTCATTGCGTTTGGAATGCAAGACCGGCAGGCGAGAGCTTTTCCTGTATTTATTATGCTCGCATTGATACCAAAACAAAGTTGGTTCAAACCGGACATTATAAAGAAAATGGGACCGATTTTTCATTTGCTGCAATAGCACCCTTTTCAAACGATAAGACAAATCCCACAGCCTTAATCATATTTACCTCTTCGAGTGCTGTCAAATATCCTGACATTGGAGTTTTGACATGTAACAAAGAGATGCAGTTTAGTGCACCGGTTGAAGTGAAAACAGGTGAAAGTTTTGTAAATATATACTCTCAAAACAATCAAACACGCTGGGGTGATTATTCGGGCATAAGCAAGAAACACAATGCAGAACGTCCCGAAATATGGATTATGGGCTCTTACGGAGCATATACACCCAATTCTGCAGTCCCTCGGCATTGGAAAAACTGGAATGCAAAAATTGTGAGCCAAGATGCCAAAGAGCCTACATTTGGTGAAACAAAACTCTTTCCTAATCCCACAGTTGAACCGGCACAAAGTGTTACCTTTAATTTTGTGGCTACAGATGCGGGTGAATACAGTGTTAAGATTTTTGATATGAATGGCAAAATGATAAAAGAACTATTCAAAGACGTATTATTTCCGGGGGAATACAGATTTACGTTTTCAACCACTGACTATGCTATCGGGAACTATATTGTAAGATATTTTGTAAATGACAAAGCGATAGGTTTTGAAAAATTAGTTGTAATCACAAAATAG
- the hflX gene encoding GTPase HflX, with amino-acid sequence MKSKTFSTAVVQEKAILVGVSYKVPIGVGEKVKYSDNYLDELESLVLTAGAATVGRVMQRLEYPDPRTFIGKGKLEELINLKEIHQPDMIVFDEELSPSQIRNLGEELKDVKIIDRSALILDIFAKNAKTAQAKMQVDLAQCKYLLPRLTRMWTHLQKQKGGVGMRGPGEKEIETDRRVIRDNITRLTDKLKEIEKQGIVQRKNRGAMKRFALVGYTNAGKSTIMNLLAGEKLLAEDKLFATLDATVRKVYLPNPDETKQGVTFLLSDTVGFIRKLPTLLIESFKSTLAEAIEADVLIHVADFSHPQLEEHIQIVKNTLHEIGMGNKPVILVFNKVDKYLEDYELSRDKNFDPPMDLDKLKKAWIAKENTPVVLISATQKENIDELKNRIFAYL; translated from the coding sequence TTGAAGTCAAAAACCTTTTCTACTGCTGTTGTTCAAGAGAAAGCAATCCTTGTGGGCGTATCCTATAAAGTCCCGATTGGTGTTGGCGAAAAAGTGAAATACAGCGATAACTACTTAGATGAGCTTGAATCATTGGTGTTAACAGCAGGTGCAGCCACCGTTGGACGTGTGATGCAAAGATTGGAATATCCAGACCCCAGAACTTTTATAGGTAAAGGTAAACTGGAAGAATTAATCAACCTAAAGGAAATCCACCAGCCTGACATGATTGTCTTTGATGAAGAACTGTCTCCGTCTCAAATTCGTAATCTTGGAGAGGAACTTAAAGATGTAAAAATCATTGACCGAAGCGCGTTAATACTTGATATTTTTGCTAAAAATGCTAAAACTGCACAAGCAAAAATGCAGGTTGATTTAGCCCAATGTAAATATCTCCTTCCTCGACTCACAAGAATGTGGACTCACTTACAAAAACAAAAAGGTGGAGTGGGAATGAGAGGTCCCGGAGAGAAAGAGATTGAAACTGACAGAAGGGTAATTAGGGATAACATTACCCGTCTTACTGACAAATTAAAGGAAATTGAAAAGCAAGGTATTGTCCAAAGGAAGAATAGAGGCGCTATGAAACGATTTGCATTGGTGGGATATACTAATGCGGGCAAATCTACCATTATGAATTTGTTGGCCGGAGAAAAACTTCTTGCAGAGGACAAGCTTTTTGCAACGCTTGATGCAACGGTGCGCAAAGTCTATCTGCCTAATCCGGATGAAACTAAACAGGGTGTTACTTTCTTGTTATCAGATACAGTTGGTTTTATTCGCAAACTGCCCACGCTATTGATTGAGAGTTTCAAATCTACCTTGGCAGAGGCGATTGAGGCAGATGTATTGATTCATGTTGCTGATTTTTCACACCCTCAACTGGAAGAGCACATCCAAATTGTTAAAAATACGCTCCATGAAATTGGCATGGGAAACAAGCCCGTTATTTTAGTATTTAACAAAGTTGATAAATACCTTGAGGATTATGAACTTTCAAGAGACAAAAATTTTGACCCGCCCATGGACTTAGATAAACTAAAGAAGGCGTGGATTGCAAAAGAAAACACCCCCGTAGTGCTAATTTCGGCTACCCAAAAAGAAAATATTGACGAGCTGAAAAATAGAATCTTCGCTTATTTATAG
- the rny gene encoding ribonuclease Y, which yields MEVLFIVVGVVVGLVGGYIVAQNVLKKATQKESERIIEDAKNKGESIKQQRILEAKEKFMQLKSEHDKEISRRNNEIAQNENRLRQKEQSLDSKIGNNKRKEEELERSKAEMAEQIEALKVKNQEIDKLRKTQLNQLETIAGLSIEEAKAQMIEAVKAEAHTDAIVQSRIIVEEAKLTATKEAKRIVLQTIQRTAAEQAIENTITVFNLENDEVKGRIIGREGRNIRALEAATGIEIIVDDTPEAVILSGFDPIRREIARLALHRLVADGRMHPARIEEVVEKTRKDIEQEVIEIGQRTVVDLGISGLHPELVRMVGRMRYRSSYGQNLLKHSREVANLCATMAAEMGLNVKLAKRAGLLHDIGKVPEDDAETPHALLGMKLAEKFGEHPDVCNAIGAHHDEIEMTCMIAPVIQACDAISGSRPGARREDTESYIKRLKDLENLAVSFDGVEKAFAIQAGRELRVMVESEKVSDARADELSFEISQKIMKEMIYPGQIKITVIRERRAVNYAK from the coding sequence ATGGAAGTATTATTTATTGTGGTAGGTGTAGTCGTTGGGTTGGTAGGAGGCTACATCGTTGCACAAAATGTGTTAAAAAAAGCCACACAAAAAGAGTCTGAAAGGATTATTGAAGATGCCAAGAACAAAGGTGAATCAATCAAACAGCAAAGAATTTTAGAGGCAAAAGAAAAGTTTATGCAGCTAAAGTCGGAACACGACAAAGAAATTTCAAGAAGAAACAATGAAATTGCTCAAAATGAAAATCGCCTCAGACAAAAAGAACAATCACTTGACTCAAAAATTGGAAACAACAAACGTAAAGAAGAAGAGTTAGAACGTTCTAAAGCTGAAATGGCAGAACAGATTGAAGCGCTGAAAGTTAAAAATCAAGAAATTGATAAATTAAGAAAAACCCAATTAAATCAACTGGAAACAATTGCCGGATTGAGCATTGAAGAAGCAAAAGCCCAAATGATTGAGGCAGTAAAAGCAGAAGCGCATACCGATGCAATTGTTCAAAGTAGAATCATTGTTGAAGAGGCAAAACTTACTGCTACTAAAGAGGCAAAGAGAATAGTATTGCAGACCATTCAGCGAACCGCTGCTGAACAAGCCATTGAAAACACTATAACTGTTTTTAACCTTGAAAATGACGAGGTAAAAGGTAGAATCATTGGAAGAGAGGGAAGAAATATTCGTGCTTTAGAAGCGGCTACAGGTATTGAAATCATTGTTGATGATACACCGGAAGCAGTAATATTATCAGGTTTTGACCCTATTCGCAGAGAAATTGCCAGATTGGCTTTACATCGCTTGGTTGCAGATGGACGCATGCACCCTGCCAGAATCGAAGAAGTGGTTGAAAAAACACGCAAAGACATTGAGCAGGAAGTGATTGAAATAGGTCAGCGAACTGTAGTAGATTTGGGAATTAGTGGCTTGCATCCTGAACTTGTGCGTATGGTCGGAAGAATGAGATACCGCTCATCTTATGGTCAAAACTTGCTCAAGCACTCCCGCGAAGTAGCTAACTTGTGTGCAACAATGGCTGCCGAAATGGGCTTAAATGTAAAACTTGCAAAAAGAGCAGGACTGCTTCACGATATTGGTAAAGTGCCGGAGGATGATGCAGAGACTCCACACGCGCTTTTAGGAATGAAATTGGCAGAAAAGTTTGGCGAACATCCTGATGTATGTAATGCAATTGGAGCGCACCACGATGAAATTGAAATGACTTGTATGATTGCACCTGTTATTCAGGCGTGTGATGCTATTTCGGGCTCAAGACCGGGTGCCAGAAGAGAAGATACAGAATCTTATATCAAACGTTTGAAAGACCTCGAAAATCTTGCGGTTAGCTTTGATGGTGTTGAAAAAGCATTTGCAATTCAAGCAGGTAGAGAACTGCGCGTAATGGTAGAAAGCGAAAAAGTGAGCGATGCACGAGCAGACGAGCTTTCATTTGAGATAAGTCAAAAAATCATGAAAGAAATGATTTATCCCGGACAAATTAAAATTACAGTTATCAGGGAAAGACGTGCCGTTAATTATGCTAAATAA
- a CDS encoding superoxide dismutase has product MKQLKQGITRREFITNGGKAIVGLGLAGTLIGSAALEVSADDTLLEINSLQNEFGQTPLPYSYNALEPYIDAQTMEIHYTKHAAGYSKNLQEAIKDEKVAGNVGLEEILRNISKYSTKMRNNGGGHYNHELFWSIMSPNPQTRPSGKLAIAIDKDFGSFEKFMATFEEKAKTRFGSGWAWLISNNGKLEVCSTPNQDNPLMDVSEYKGYPLIGIDVWEHAYYLHYQNRRPDYIKNWWQVLDWQKVEERFL; this is encoded by the coding sequence ATGAAACAATTAAAACAAGGAATCACACGTAGAGAATTTATTACAAACGGAGGCAAAGCAATAGTAGGATTAGGCTTAGCCGGCACTTTGATTGGTTCTGCTGCATTGGAAGTAAGTGCAGATGACACCTTATTAGAAATTAATTCTCTGCAAAACGAATTTGGACAAACTCCTTTGCCATATTCATATAATGCACTTGAGCCATATATAGATGCTCAAACCATGGAAATCCATTATACAAAGCATGCTGCCGGATATTCAAAAAACCTACAAGAAGCGATTAAGGATGAAAAAGTTGCCGGCAACGTAGGATTGGAAGAAATTTTAAGAAACATATCTAAATACTCTACAAAAATGAGAAACAACGGAGGCGGGCACTATAACCATGAACTCTTTTGGAGTATTATGTCGCCAAATCCACAAACACGTCCCAGTGGTAAATTAGCAATAGCCATTGACAAGGATTTTGGAAGTTTTGAAAAATTTATGGCTACCTTTGAGGAAAAAGCGAAAACACGTTTTGGCTCCGGTTGGGCATGGCTAATTTCAAACAATGGTAAACTTGAAGTTTGCTCTACACCAAATCAAGACAACCCATTGATGGATGTATCCGAATACAAAGGATATCCTTTGATTGGTATTGATGTTTGGGAACATGCCTATTACTTGCATTACCAAAATCGCAGACCGGATTACATAAAGAATTGGTGGCAAGTGCTTGATTGGCAAAAAGTAGAAGAAAGATTCTTGTAA
- a CDS encoding cell division protein ZapA: MANNLGNIKIKVQIAGRAYPLTVDSADEEIVRLAAKQISEKVNKYSKELAFKDVQDSIAVVALDFAILYLKQNHLTKIEGDITNEIKQMIEKVASEVSLLEREF; the protein is encoded by the coding sequence ATGGCGAATAACTTAGGAAACATTAAAATTAAAGTTCAAATTGCCGGTCGTGCCTATCCTCTTACTGTTGATAGCGCGGACGAAGAAATTGTACGCCTGGCAGCAAAACAGATATCAGAAAAAGTAAATAAGTATTCAAAAGAACTTGCTTTTAAAGATGTGCAAGATTCAATTGCAGTAGTAGCTTTGGATTTTGCAATTTTATATTTGAAACAAAATCATTTAACAAAAATCGAAGGTGATATTACTAATGAAATCAAACAAATGATTGAAAAAGTCGCCTCGGAAGTTTCCTTGCTGGAACGTGAATTCTGA
- a CDS encoding DUF6427 family protein, translating into MIKFFSDIKAINPLALLGFLICVRVFFLIGYLGDIAWQPTAQNYTDFIFSILNQNQYVAFLLSTGIVYLSALFLNNMMVQHEILFRRNFLGAYFFCLIASIYPEYYLLGSPILVTFLMIISMQKLFELYKVPYPFDNIFLTGILTGFCVLLNLSFIVMLVFMLIGIMFFRAIKFKEIMAALLGFALPIFIAFVLNYLLNDVFFPEYLNFPSFDTKNILFQILYSPFPYITLIAVLASIRIVSNYWRNTIKTRRIIILIYFYLAIALLLTFTGNENPLQESLLCALPLSIILAHYYTVDNQLKWYRKLMHILLLVIVFVFQFKFLWIGLI; encoded by the coding sequence TTGATTAAGTTTTTTTCAGACATAAAGGCAATCAACCCCTTGGCACTCTTAGGCTTTTTAATCTGTGTGAGAGTGTTCTTTCTGATTGGTTATTTGGGTGATATAGCATGGCAGCCAACGGCACAAAATTATACAGATTTCATCTTTTCAATTTTAAATCAAAATCAATATGTGGCTTTCTTGCTGAGCACCGGCATTGTTTATTTATCTGCTCTTTTCCTCAACAATATGATGGTTCAACATGAAATCTTGTTTAGAAGAAATTTCTTAGGCGCATATTTCTTTTGCTTGATAGCTTCAATTTATCCGGAATATTATCTGTTAGGTTCTCCCATCCTTGTTACATTTTTGATGATTATTTCCATGCAAAAATTGTTCGAACTCTACAAAGTGCCTTATCCTTTTGATAATATCTTTTTGACTGGGATTTTAACGGGATTTTGTGTTCTGTTAAACTTGTCATTCATTGTAATGTTGGTTTTTATGTTGATAGGAATCATGTTTTTTAGGGCAATTAAGTTTAAAGAAATCATGGCAGCTTTACTTGGTTTTGCTTTACCTATCTTTATTGCATTTGTGCTCAACTATTTATTAAACGATGTGTTTTTCCCGGAATATTTGAACTTTCCTTCTTTTGACACCAAGAATATACTTTTTCAAATATTATACTCCCCCTTTCCATACATTACATTAATAGCGGTATTAGCGTCTATCAGGATAGTAAGCAATTACTGGCGTAACACAATTAAAACCAGACGAATCATCATCTTAATTTATTTCTATCTTGCCATTGCTTTGTTACTGACATTTACAGGAAACGAAAATCCATTACAAGAGAGTCTGTTATGTGCGTTACCATTGAGCATTATACTCGCGCATTATTATACTGTTGACAATCAACTCAAATGGTACAGAAAACTTATGCATATACTTCTCTTAGTTATTGTATTTGTTTTCCAATTCAAGTTTTTATGGATAGGACTCATTTAG